A single Triticum dicoccoides isolate Atlit2015 ecotype Zavitan chromosome 2A, WEW_v2.0, whole genome shotgun sequence DNA region contains:
- the LOC119356247 gene encoding uncharacterized protein LOC119356247 isoform X5 → MLLLLTMEKVQQPSSQSARAGMVQKPIHSEPTHGQQYKHFSGEETFNSFRAEPRTQIDAARTLLIEPPNPSVRRDESHTEPVQGTLARPGKRTQIDAARTLQNELPNASIHREESHTEPVQGNIARSGKRTYRFVFGPKSWQEGNVQKEQPNQVVHASHAQVMPTESSVHTNQAVGRFPDDPIPIHSKQITEHVDVPSATEHGQIRSQHQVVHEQQAGENPIDTVHMEQEKVDSACKPSSENRKSAENTKGNHKRKNSNLINVHASQAQVMPTESLVHINQADGGFPDDTIPKHGKQRTEHVAVPSAIEHEQVRSRHQVDHEQQEGENPSDGVHMEQEKVDSVCKPSNKNIKSTENTKGNRKRKNKNLMNSSNERPQLRRSKRLSKGSSPDLIDVEPIQKLDASPHQNHSEAPQIESSIADQTLSPETGWALPNPGSSSSHEHEIPQKSFNGIDQLDGSDEEVHSSPSDGQNQYMDGQVAEAACSGKNHSEQVRLKPHSKNFAEHGRPINLAASCSRLAALLPVPASATLPTISSLSSPEKLPPQCSSPITPHNQPRAVIYSQDAQCDDMLSGSLSKSSKKRKGRGPSLLVEPREEADRPVLTPSGTDNWSVHPPFPKKVATTISLLIKQNYPGTCISVDDEGRSCEVVVHYWHQCPPDVRATVLDEFLKRYKWAPGHEEECQKIFERKAVRQLVNLFCYEKQRVREELAAKKFKGSTVVGRANGELEKGDDREDSEERQGDGSVVSIDHDDPLNWKPFVPDWMQPSWWEMLCDHWAQDEFMKVSYQKRKNRNAGGHPSAAAGSQIIAMHQHPKDTTSWHAEEARDPLLGPHPVQEQVGSSKRGRYQGTPVASKKAQTDSSSKSSPDFLSRQGQEPRFTQEQVQLMINQALQGLNETWEKKFLSLEQNMRSVPSARAVPVGAKTRSAVAVARDKRCQISRQDTFDSAEGEEDPDDGEEQDDVRWS, encoded by the exons ATGTTACTTCTACTGACCATGGAAAAG GTGCAGCAGCCTTCGAGTCAATCAGCTCGTGCAGGAATGGTTCAAAAGCCCATTCATTCAGAGCCGACACATGGACAACAATACAAGCATTTTTCTGGAGAGGAGACCTTCAACTCATTTCGAGCTGAACCAAGAACACAGATTGATGCAGCAAGGACGCTACTAATTGAGCCTCCTAATCCTTCAGTCCGTAGGGATGAGTCACATACTGAACCTGTCCAAGGAACTCTTGCCAGGCCTGGCAAGAGGACACAAATTGATGCAGCAAGGACACTACAAAATGAGCTTCCTAATGCTTCAATCCACagggaggagtcacatactgaacCTGTCCAAGGAAATATTGCCAGGTCTGGCAAGAGGACATATAGATTTGTATTTGGTCCAAAATCGTGGCAAGAAGGAAATGTCCAGAAAGAGCAGCCTAACCAGGTTGTCCATGCATCACATGCTCAAGTTATGCCCACAGAGTCTTCAGTTCATACAAACCAGGCAGTAGGAAGGTTTCCTGATGACCCAATTCCGATTCACAGCAAGCAGATAACTGAACATGTGGATGTCCCTAGTGCTACCGAGCATGGGCAGATTCGTTCTCAGCATCAAGTTGTCCATGAACAGCAGGCAGGTGAAAATCCTATTGACACAGTCCACATGGAGCAGGAAAAGGTGGACTCTGCTTGCAAGCCATCAAGCGAAAATAGGAAGAGCGCCGAAAATACTAAAGGAAATCATAAGAGGAAAAACAGTAATTTGATAAATGTCCACGCATCACAGGCACAAGTAATGCCCACTGAGTCTTTGGTTCATATAAATCAGGCAGACGGAGGGTTTCCTGATGACACAATTCCAAAGCACGGCAAGCAGAGAACTGAACATGTGGCTGTCCCTAGTGCTATCGAGCATGAGCAGGTACGTTCTCGGCATCAAGTTGACCATGAGCAGCAGGAAGGTGAAAATCCTAGTGACGGAGTCCACATGGAGCAGGAAAAGGTGGACTCTGTCTGCAAGCCATCAAACAAAAATATAAAGAGCACCGAAAATACTAAAGGAAATCGTAAGAGGAAAAACAAGAATTTGATGAATTCTTCTAATGAGCGGCCTCAGCTTAGGCGCAGTAAACGCCTGTCAAAGGGATCATCACCAGACCTTATTGATGTTGAGCCTATCCAGAAGTTAGATGCTTCCCCCCATCAAAATCATTCAGAAGCTCCACAGATTGAGAGTAGCATAGCTGATCAAACACTCTCTCCAGAGACTGGGTGGGCACTTCCTAATCCTGGTTCTAGTTCATCTCATGAGCATGAGATTCCCCAAAAAAGCTTTAATGGGATTGACCAGCTTGATGGAAGTGATGAGGAAGTACATTCAAGTCCATCAGATGGTCAAAATCAGTATATGGATGGACAAGTGGCAGAAGCAGCTTGCAGTGGCAAGAACCACTCGGAGCAGGTTCGACTCAAGCCTCACAGCAAGAATTTTGCAGAGCATGGCAGGCCGATAAACTTGGCTGCTTCATGCAGCCGCCTTGCTGCCTTGTTGCCTGTTCCAGCTTCCGCTACTTTGCCCACTATTTCCTCGCTTTCTTCACCTGAAA AGCTACCACCTCAGTGCAGCAGTCCAATAACACCGCATAACCAACCACGAGCAGTTATATATTCCCAG GATGCACAGTGTGATGATATGCTATCAGGATCTCTTAGCAAGTCATCGAAAAAGCGCAAGGGGCGTGGCCCTTCATTGCTAGTGGAACCACGCGAAGAAGCTGATAGGCCTGTGTTGACGCCCAGTGGTACAGA CAACTGGAGTGTCCACCCGCCGTTTCCTAAGAAGGTAGCAACTACCATCTCCCTTCTTATCAAGCAGAACTATCCTGGGACCTGTATTTCAGTGGATGACGAGGGAAGATCCTGTGAGGTTGTGGTTCACTATTGGCACCAATGCCCTCCAGATGTAAGGGCTACCGTGTTGGATGAATTCCTT AAACGCTACAAGTGGGCCCCTGGCCACGAAGAGGAGTGCCAGAAGATCTTTGAGCGCAAAGCAGTTAGACAGTTAGTTAACCTCTTTTGCTATGAGAAGCAAAGGGTTAGAGAGGAGTTGGCAGCAAAGAAGTTCAAAGGATCTACGGTGGTTGGTAGGGCCAATGGAGAATTAGAAAAGGGAGACGATAGAGAAGATTCAGAGGAACGACAGGGAGATGGGTCCGTTGTGTCGATTGACCATGATGATCCACTGAATTGGAAACCGTTTGTCCCTGATTGGATGCAACCATCATGGTGGGAAATGTTGTGTGACCATTGGGCCCAAGACGAATTTATGAAGGTTTCTTACCAAAAGAGAAAGAATCGGAATGCAGGAGGCCACCCCTCTGCTGCTGCAGGCTCACAAATCATAGCAATGCACCAGCACCCTAAG GATACCACATCCTGGCATGCTGAGGAGGCCAGAGATCCTCTGCTAGGCCCCCATCCTGTGCAAGAGCAGGTGGGTAGCTCGAAGCGTGGGAGGTACCAAGGTACTCCTGTTGCCAGCAAGAAGGCCCAGACTGATTCATCGTCAAAATCCTCCCCAGATTTCTTGAGCAGACAGGGACAAGAGCCAAGATTCACACAGGAGCAGGTGCAGCTGATGATTAACCAAGCTCTACAAGGactgaatgaaacttgggagaagaAGTTTCTGTCCTTGGAGCAAAACATGCGCAGCGTGCCCTCGGCACGTGCTGTTCCTGTC GGTGCTAAGACTAGGTCAGCTGTGGCTGTTGCAAGGGACAAGCGATGCCAGATTTCACGGCAG GACACATTTGATTCGGCGGAGGGAGAGGAAGATCCAGACGACGGCGAGGAGCAGGATGATGTGCGTTGGAGTTAG